Proteins from one Halovivax limisalsi genomic window:
- a CDS encoding acetamidase/formamidase family protein has product MPRETVSHEEGAIYEFTPDLDPIATVDSGTQITIETRDSLDGAVQTDEDLIESVPEEVNAATGPIAVSGAEPGDVLAVEIEAVRLAEDRGRVVTIDGFGLLDGREEIEAPRTTVTPVADDTSPDAEAVTDTVIEFGDHEVAVDPCIGTIGVAPASESYTTLVPHDHGGNLDTTDVSAGNTIYFPVFQDGAMLAMGDSKAAMADGEMCGTGAEIATDIDVTVAVIDGDDVAVDLDRPLIETAETWKTVASAETMEAACELANLDAIDLLAAEHGFDPTEAYMFSSLVGGLEISQVVDPLVTVRNAIPKTHCRGPF; this is encoded by the coding sequence ATGCCACGCGAGACAGTCTCTCACGAGGAGGGCGCGATCTACGAGTTCACGCCGGATCTCGACCCGATCGCCACCGTCGACTCGGGCACCCAGATCACGATCGAGACGCGGGACAGCCTGGACGGGGCGGTCCAGACGGACGAGGATCTGATCGAATCGGTCCCCGAGGAGGTCAACGCCGCGACGGGACCGATCGCGGTCTCGGGCGCCGAACCCGGGGACGTGCTGGCCGTCGAGATCGAGGCCGTCCGCCTCGCCGAGGATCGCGGTCGCGTCGTCACGATCGACGGCTTCGGCCTGCTCGACGGCCGCGAGGAGATCGAGGCGCCGCGGACGACCGTCACACCGGTCGCGGACGACACGTCACCCGACGCCGAGGCGGTCACCGATACGGTGATCGAGTTCGGCGATCACGAGGTCGCGGTCGATCCCTGCATCGGGACCATCGGCGTCGCGCCAGCGAGCGAGTCCTACACCACGCTCGTGCCCCACGATCACGGCGGCAACCTCGACACGACCGACGTCTCGGCTGGCAACACGATCTACTTCCCCGTCTTCCAGGATGGCGCGATGCTCGCGATGGGCGACAGCAAAGCCGCGATGGCCGACGGCGAGATGTGCGGCACCGGCGCCGAGATCGCGACCGATATCGACGTCACCGTCGCGGTGATCGACGGCGACGACGTCGCGGTCGACCTCGACCGACCGCTGATCGAGACCGCCGAGACCTGGAAGACCGTCGCCAGCGCCGAGACGATGGAGGCGGCGTGTGAACTGGCAAACTTGGACGCGATCGACCTGCTCGCCGCCGAGCACGGCTTCGACCCGACGGAGGCCTACATGTTCTCGAGTCTCGTCGGCGGGCTGGAGATCAGCCAGGTCGTCGACCCGCTGGTCACCGTCCGCAACGCGATCCCGAAGACGCACTGTCGCGGGCCGTTCTGA
- a CDS encoding DUF2391 family protein, whose translation MNASRFRRPPQFKLADVAQQLVGGFLLAGPFVVTAEVWDLAASMNAIQGLLTVTVVFAIGYASLYKANDERDADAEHEVAGIPLRFISLMVISFGSVTILALLLDAPDVFVGGSLLSTPTLETTAKAISVGSIFSVVGASTADSVL comes from the coding sequence ATGAATGCGAGTCGGTTTCGTCGGCCCCCGCAGTTCAAGTTGGCCGACGTCGCCCAGCAGCTGGTCGGCGGCTTCCTTCTCGCCGGGCCGTTCGTCGTCACCGCTGAGGTCTGGGACCTCGCAGCGAGCATGAACGCGATCCAGGGACTCCTCACCGTCACCGTCGTCTTCGCCATCGGCTACGCCAGTCTGTACAAGGCCAATGACGAGCGGGATGCAGACGCAGAGCACGAAGTCGCCGGCATCCCGCTCCGGTTCATTTCGCTGATGGTCATCTCGTTCGGCTCCGTGACGATCCTGGCGCTGCTACTCGACGCCCCGGACGTCTTCGTCGGTGGCTCCCTCCTGTCCACCCCGACGCTCGAGACCACCGCGAAGGCGATCAGCGTCGGCTCGATCTTCAGCGTCGTCGGCGCATCGACGGCCGACTCGGTGCTATAG